The Fodinibius saliphilus genomic interval TAGAAATGTTGAAAATAAGTATTATGAAGACCAATCGCTTACTGATATTGTGATAATTTATGTTTGAGCTTCTTCTTGTTTCAAATATTACATCTTCCCTTTTTAAGACCAAACTCACCTAGTATATCCAGCTTGTTCATTATACCTATTTACTGGTTTTAGGCGACGACAACCTATTTTTATATCATAAAAATCATATTAGGTGAACAACCTTTGTGGCTATCCCTCCCATGCTTCTTGAGCTTGAAACATCAGTTTGCTTGGTAATAATATTCGAATCCTTATGGTATTCTAATGTTACCGGGCTCATCGTGGTAGTAGTTATTTTGATTTCCACCTTTGCACCTCAGACTCCTATACATCAATACCTTCAAAAACATTTCACCCAGAGCCTGTAAAAAAGTTAATTCACAGCAAGTGGATACGAACTGTTATATGAACTTTTAAATCATTACTTGGTCCATATATAGCTTTATTTGAGATTGACTTAAAAAACACTTCCCACTTTACTGTGCTTTCGTTACATTATTAGTTCTAAACTTCCAGACTTAATTGACTTTTGCAGATCTGGATCGCTAAAAGAGGGATATCTATGACATCTATCTCCGTTCTTATTGCTGATGATCATGAGATTGTTCGATATGGTATCAGTACATATTTATCATCTGCTAAAGACATTGACATTGTAGGGAAAGCTTCAAGTGGAGAAGAATGCCTAAACCTTTTTCAAAAGGAAAAGCCGGATGTATGCCTGCTCGACATCAGTATGCCCAAGAAAAATGGTATAGAAACCGCCAAAAGCATTCGAAGCCTCAATGATGAAACAAAAATCATTATACTCTCAATGCATATTGATAAGCAGATGCTCAATGACGCTCTGGAAGCAGATATAAACGGCTATCTTTTGAAAAACACCGAAAAGTCTGACCTTTTGCACGGCATTCGTGCTGTTATGAAGGGACAACAAAT includes:
- a CDS encoding response regulator transcription factor, whose amino-acid sequence is MTSISVLIADDHEIVRYGISTYLSSAKDIDIVGKASSGEECLNLFQKEKPDVCLLDISMPKKNGIETAKSIRSLNDETKIIILSMHIDKQMLNDALEADINGYLLKNTEKSDLLHGIRAVMKGQQIFSDPISELIKKSFLNSNNSKKNRTNHSITDREQEILQFIVDGFTSKEIAQKLYISPRTVDTHRANLMEKLELKNIAELVRYAIEHDLVSIG